From a single Phragmites australis chromosome 7, lpPhrAust1.1, whole genome shotgun sequence genomic region:
- the LOC133924500 gene encoding uncharacterized protein LOC133924500 isoform X2, producing MGKNQTYKAMQRARLGSSSGAPGAADAPEDGMTDGSFHSPEWHAARLASLSKTHTVTWEEFKKKQKEEELKRGEVEADKDKMMREYRAQLDAERAQKLAHGRTRSSSNSKSSSSKKERKDKDAKKRSKKKRKKFIRVEFQFIIRIIKQR from the exons atggggaAGAACCAGACGTACAAGGCGATGCAGCGGGCGCGGCTGGGGTCGTCCTCCGGCGCGCCCGGCGCCGCCGACGCCCCCGAAGACGGCATG ACGGACGGTTCATTTCATTCTCCAGAGTGGCATGCGGCGCGCCTGGCCAGCCTCAGCAAGACGCACACCGTCACGTGGGAGGAgttcaagaagaagcagaag GAAGAGGAACTGAAAAGGGGTGAGGTGGAGGCTGACAAAGATAAAATGATGAGAGAGTATAGAGCTCAACTGGATGCTGAAAGAGCTCAGAAGCTAGCACACGGAAGAACCCGCTCAAGCTCAAACTCGAAATCATCATCTTCCAAGAAAG AGAGGAAGGATAAGGATGCAAAGAAAAGAagtaagaagaagagaaag AAGTTCATCAGAGTCGAGTTCCAGTTCATCATCAGAATCATCAAGCAGCGATGA
- the LOC133924500 gene encoding uncharacterized protein LOC133924500 isoform X1, translating into MGKNQTYKAMQRARLGSSSGAPGAADAPEDGMTDGSFHSPEWHAARLASLSKTHTVTWEEFKKKQKEEELKRGEVEADKDKMMREYRAQLDAERAQKLAHGRTRSSSNSKSSSSKKERKDKDAKKRSKKKRKHRSSSESSSSSSSESSSSDDENRGSRKSRSRSRSKRTKREKKHRSRSKHTGNDSEEEEGPVRLSKFFGK; encoded by the exons atggggaAGAACCAGACGTACAAGGCGATGCAGCGGGCGCGGCTGGGGTCGTCCTCCGGCGCGCCCGGCGCCGCCGACGCCCCCGAAGACGGCATG ACGGACGGTTCATTTCATTCTCCAGAGTGGCATGCGGCGCGCCTGGCCAGCCTCAGCAAGACGCACACCGTCACGTGGGAGGAgttcaagaagaagcagaag GAAGAGGAACTGAAAAGGGGTGAGGTGGAGGCTGACAAAGATAAAATGATGAGAGAGTATAGAGCTCAACTGGATGCTGAAAGAGCTCAGAAGCTAGCACACGGAAGAACCCGCTCAAGCTCAAACTCGAAATCATCATCTTCCAAGAAAG AGAGGAAGGATAAGGATGCAAAGAAAAGAagtaagaagaagagaaag CACAGAAGTTCATCAGAGTCGAGTTCCAGTTCATCATCAGAATCATCAAGCAGCGATGACGAGAACAGGGGTTCAAGGAAGTCCAGATCACGGTCAAGATCGAAGAGAACAAAGAGGGAAAAGAAGCACCGGTCAAGGTCCAAGCACACCGGCAATGAtagtgaggaggaagaaggtccgGTTCGTCTCTCTAAATTCTTTGGGAAGTAA
- the LOC133923561 gene encoding uncharacterized protein LOC133923561: MGGLSVIAPPAGDTASRPHRRARRAFLVSNYLILGAASGCGFLTLSLRLVPSIDGFLLILLHALTVAAAVAGCAVIAAPEPPRGHCYTAHMAATVVVSILQGAAAVLAFSRTADFLADGLRSYVREEDGAVILRMVGGLGIAIFCLEWVALALAFVLRYYAYVDRECGGNPLRRSAKVGGEDGSGTWPWPFQV, from the coding sequence ATGGGTGGCCTCTCAGTGATCGCGCCGCCGGCCGGGGACACGGCGTCCCGCCCTCaccgccgcgcgcgccgcgcGTTCCTCGTCTCCAACTACCTCATCCTAGGGGCCGCCTCCGGGTGCGGCTTCCTCACGCTTTCGCTCCGCCTCGTCCCCTCCATCGAcggcttcctcctcatcctcctccacgcgctcaccgtcgccgccgccgtcgccgggtGCGCCGTCATCGCGGCGCCCGAACCGCCCCGGGGCCACTGCTACACGGCGCACATGGCCGCCACCGTCGTGGTCTCCATCCTGCAGGGCGCCGCCGCGGTGCTCGCCTTCTCCCGCACCGCAGACTTCCTCGCCGACGGCCTGAGGTCGTACGTCCGCGAGGAGGACGGCGCCGTCATACTCCGCATGGTCGGCGGGCTCGGCATCGCCATCTTCTGCCTCGAGTGGGTCGCGCTGGCGCTCGCGTTCGTGCTGAGGTACTACGCCTACGTCGACAGGGAGTGCGGCGGCAACCCTCTGCGGCGCAGCGCCAAGGTCGGCGGCGAGGACGGCTCGGGCACCTGGCCCTGGCCGTTCCAGGTGTGA